The Hordeum vulgare subsp. vulgare chromosome 4H, MorexV3_pseudomolecules_assembly, whole genome shotgun sequence genomic interval TTGATTTAGGTATGGACAAGAGAACACAAGTTTTTTTTGGTTAAGGTTTGGTAAGATTTGATTTGATTGAGTTGGTGCAGGACATGATTTTGATAAGATTTGATTTGATTGAGTTGGTGCAGGACATGATTTTGGTAAGATTTGATTGAGTTAATGAATAAAATGGTTTCAGTAGGATAAGGAAAAAATATCATTTTGGTTTCAATTACAGAAAGGATAAATTTCAAACATTTGAATTTTGTCAATGTAAAATACTAGAATATTTTATCATAATTATAGTTGACGCGAAGGAAGACAAgtttaattggcaagcatggcaattttgtctaaaaaacaaAGTTGGCAAACATGACAATTTTGTCCTCGGTTTGTTGTTGGGCAGTGGTCTGTGCCGGCGCGCCAGCCGAATCgttcggccggccgcgcgcgaGCCACCCGATCCGCCAGTTGTATACGGGCCACGccgttagatcttcatgcaacaattttttctcgatgcaacaaatttcgtTCACGATGCAACCATTTCGTCAACTGTTGCAACAAAAaaagttgtagcaaaaaaaatatctgcgtgactgtagcaaaaaaacgaagttgatgatgcgtggtagcaaaacaaaaaaaggttgtagcaaaacaatccggtgaactcgggttgcaactttgacgaacgtgtatgcaacttttttaatgaacggttgcagcaaaaaatgatgccgttTGTAGCAAAaactaacacggttgtagcaaaaatcaaacgccggttgtagcaaaaaaattcaacgaactcgagttgcaaccaaatgTGAATGCAATTTTTTTAATGAACAagttgcaacaaaatagaaaaggcTTTTAGCAAATTTAACCGCGTTTATAGCAAAATCTGCACTAAAAAATGTTGCATGTGTGGACCAATGTATTAAATTTATACATGATTACAGCAAATCTGCACTAAAACAATGTTGCATGGCTGCTACCAGACGCGCGAGCCGCGAGCGACCGACctttggccctgtttggatactctaactcggttagaggttaCAGTTAGATTCTAACCTggactaaccctaaactaactctaaccaaagaggtgtttggatggaagggttagattgtcaataaaTGAACCTTTTTAATCATTCGGCTCCTTTATCAAggatttggtgtggtggaggtagAGAGAAAAGTAATTTTTTGTGGGCCCAACCCAACTCTAACCCAAATAAacacctcttgggtgggttagttttttttggtgggttagatgcatctaaccaactctaacccttcCTGTTTGGATGTTTTGGGATTAGATTGGTCCAATATAACCAACTCTAACTCATGGATCCAGGGCCTTTGTTGTTTAGGCCACAATTATCATGATTGCCAGCTTACCTtggcatctactccctccgttccaaaatataagacattttaggtatttcactagaagactacatacggaataaaatgagtgaatctatactttaaaatatgtctgtgtacatccgtatgtagtttatagtacaatctctaaaagatcttatatttaggaacggagggagtagtagagaTGAGACGAGACGAATTTGAAAACTGAAACGGCACGcccgagcaggagcaggagcaggagagcGGCGCCGCGGGCGTGCACCACCGCTCCGTTCCATCCCACCGTTGGTTGCGCGCATCCACGGCCACGCTACGCTCATCCCCACGGACCCACCCGCAGGCAATGTCGTGGCCGCCGCCCGTTCCGGCACAGGCCTGGGCAGGCGGGCGGGCCCCGTGATCCACCCCCCATCCCCCACGCGCCGCAAAATTTTCCCCGGCCAAAAGCGCAAGCCTCCAGACGCCGCGCCGCGCCACGCCGCACCGCGCACGCCCACGCCCACGCCCTCTCACCTCACCACCACCGCCCCTTGCTGCCGGTCCCGTCTCGCCGCTCTCCCCTGCTCCCAACCGCTCTTTCCCTCCCTTTTGCCGCCCGCCCCCCGCACCGCGAACCTCATCCCCCCCGCCCGGCTCCGGCGCCGGACCGCCGCGGCGTCGGCGCCGAAAACCTAGGCACGCCTTCCGTCGGCGCTCGGGCCCGGCCGTGCCCATGACGTCGTGCGAGTGCCTGGTGGTCGAGAAGGTGGCGGAGGAccacgccggcggcggcggcgaggcgacgGCGGCCAGGGGGAGCGGCGGGTCCTGCGCGGGGGAGCGGTGGGCCGGCCGGGCCCCGCGGTCCGAGGCCATGTTCCCCATCTACGTCATGGGGAGCTCGCGGGCGCGGGCCGTGCTGCTCGACCCCTCCGCCGCCGGGGACCCCATATGGGAGGCCGTCAAGGCCGAGGCCAGGTCCGAGGTGAGCATCCCGCCGCTCGATCGCAGATTCGCTTGCGTTACgccgttttttttcttcttccgtTCTTTTGATTCGATCGCTCTACTTCTGCTCTGGCTGCACCTTGGCGGTGAATTTGGGGCCTGGAGTGAGGAGGAAAAGTTGCGTTTTTTGGGCGCTGATTTCCTCGTCTCGTGACCTTTCTCGTGTTTCTTGGTTCCAGACGGCAGGAATCCAGCAGCTGGATTCTCTTCTTCCAAGTTACTAGCCTTCGAATTTAATGGTCAAAATACTGCAACTAGATTTGATTTTTTCTGTTCTTCTGATTCATTAGCTATTTCTAGAGTTCGAATTTAATGAACAAGTGCAGATggattttattttgtctcttgatCTAGCTTTTTCTAGCGTGCACAGATGTCTGCTCTGGGTCCAGTGACTGAGTGAAGTTCAGTTCGATAGTATTACCATATGTCTTGATAATTTTGTTATTTAAATATAGCTAGTTGATGTGGTAAAAGTGTTACTGTACTTCGTCTTTAGTGTTTGGACTTGTTGTTCGTCTGATACTTTTATTGTGTAATACGGAGTAGTAGTTAATAGTTCAGTTCAGCCAAAGTAATTTATGCAGGCAAAAGTGTAATCACTTCAAACTTGTGCGGTGTGAGTTAGAAGCCTCACTGGGTATATATGTCGTCACTACttcggagggcaaatctggaaaaGGAAAACATTTCAGGCAACTCACATCTAATGATGCTGAAACCTGACTGTCCTAACAAGATGTGTGAAGTTCCAATGCCAATAAGACGCAGGAACCAAAACATTTTGTGCCCAACCAAGCCTTAGGCATGACCCACGTCTGACATCTTGAGCTTTATTGTGGCAAAGCTATGGTTTTGAGTGTTGACTCTTATACTGTTCTTGTCTTATTGCAAAACTTCACATTGTGCTACTCCTAGTTTTACATGATGGTTGACATCAGTATTTGCATTTCGCAGGCAGAGAAGGAGCCTATTTTAAGTAGCTTCTTATATGCGAGCGTATTATCTCACGACTGCCTCGAGCGGGCGTTGAGCTTCGTCCTTGCAAACAGGCTTGAAGATCCAACCTTGCTTGCGACTCAGCTCATTGACATTTTCAATGATGTTATGATGAACGACGCAGATATACGCCGTTCCATTCGCCTTGATGCTCAGGTGAGTGCACCATTGTTCTATTGATGTATCGTGTTTTGTGTGTGCATGTTAATTTGTTCTGTATCACACTATCGTTGCATTAATTGTCTCCTTGTCTAAATTTAGGCCTTCAAAGGGAGAGATCCTTCCTGTGCACAATATAGCTGGGCACTATTATACCTAAAGGTGACTATGAGTTCATGTTATCATATAATTCATATCTGAAAAAACAAGACTCATGTTGCTTGCAAACTGCTACAGGGTTACCATTCCTTGCAGTCCTATAGGATAGCTCATGTATTATGGAATCAAGGGCGTAAGGTTCTGGCGTTGGCGCTGCAAAGCCGTATCAGCGAGGTGAACCTTGATTTCTTAAGAAGCAGTTTTTTAGCATACATTTATGTGGACTAAAATATGCTGTCCTTCTCCTTTCAGGTTTTTGCAGTGGATATACACCCAGGTATactgttggtgtatcataatatcTGTACAAAATTGTCTTATACTTCCTGCTGTTGTGTTTAATACCGGGGTTGCTCTTTAGCTATATGATGTTTGGCTTTTCCACTAAAAAAATAGCTACTCCCTCCAATCCATATTATTTTCGCTGATTTTGTACATGATGTTTAGTTTTTTTTTATCGAATGATGTTTAGCTTCTTCTACTACCTTCGTGGAAATATGTTTTGCCGCCTTAACTACTGCATATGGGTCTGCTGCTTGGGAATATGTATGTATGTTATGTTATCCTTGTAAATATCTTAACCTGAACCAAGGTTTGTCTTTGTAATTATGTTCACTTTTTGGGGGCATAGAAGCATTGCGTTTTCTAAAACTTGCTTACACATGAGGCTGCGATTATTTTTTAATTTATGAATTCATAAGCATCAAATCCTTAAATATATCCTCATGCTCAGATGATGTTTGGGGCATGGGGCCTGGCTCCCCCGAAATAATACATGGTTTGCCTTTTGAGTTTTGAAAAGTAAATCTGTCATCTTAAGTGGCGGCTTTGTTATATCCTGGTATGATATGGTAATTTTAGTTTGTTCTCTTAACATTCTTTATTGCTAAATCTGCAGCTGCCAAAATTGGGGAAGGAATATTGCTGGATCATGGAACAGGTCTAGTCATTGGTGAAACTGCTGTTGTTGGCAATTGGGTTTCATTAATGCAGGTGCCATGCATCACACTCTTCTTGCTATTTTTTAATTTAAAATAAAGTACTATTCAATACAATTTTTAATTCCATCCACaggttaacttcttttccttcttgcttGGTTGTTGGCCCTCTCACAATATCTTGTTTGCTATAGTTTCATTTGTCCTTGTGCAAATAATTGAATATTTCTTCCATGTGCTTTTACTATACTAAATAAATGGATAACATGATTCAGATAACGAAGTATCTATCTGCACACCACTTTAAAAACTTTTGgtgaatattttttgtttttgtataCAACTGTGAATCATCCAACTCACATCAGGTGGAtaacttagggtgtgtttggttggagggatatccTCCCAGGGACAGGGATAACCACTTTTTTCTGTGGTTGCCATGCGTTTGGATCTGGGGCGAGGAGGGATAGAGTCAACCAAATGCTGGGAATATTCTCCAAAAAAAGGGATGTGGCCAACCGCCAAAAATGGGCGGGCGGTGGCAACCACTCTGGGGCGGCCGGCGCGGCCGGcgcgggaggaggcggccggcgcgagAGGCGCTGCCGGCGCGGGAGGAGGCTGCCGGCGCGGGAGGCGCGGCCGGCACGGGAGGAGGCGAGAGGCGCGGGTGGCGGCCGgcgcgggaggaggccggcgcGGGGGGCGCGGGTGGCGGCCGGCGTGGGGGGAGGCAGCCGGCGCGGCCGGCGCTGGAGGAGGCCGACGCGGCAGGATCCCATcctcccaaccaaacaaaaaaagggataACCCTACCCttccaaccaaacaaaaaaaagggctatccccagccacctggttggggatacccacaaccaccctagcctatccctccaaccaaacacacccttagtggCTCGAGGAAACATTCCAATTCTGCTGTACGAGATACTATAAGAAATAGTAGCAAAACATGAGGGGTGCTTGTTTTGGCCTTTCTTACCATGCATGTTTACCTTCAGTTTTGTAAAAGCTTTTGTGACAAATGTAATCCTCCCTTTGGTTTGATGTAAATATATAACCGAAGTATGGCCTTCCTATGTGTGTTCCCATGGTGGTTTCTATTTGGTCCAAATTTAATTATAGAAGGTTCCTAATTGTTCTTTAGGAAAAGCCATAGCAGGAATGGAAGTTCACCAGCTTACCAGGTAGGCCTTTGCTACAGGGTGTTACGCTTGGAGGTACTGGAAAGGAACATGGAGATAGACACCCCAAGATCGGTCAGGGAGCTCTTCTTGGAGCTGGTGCTACTATCCTTGGCAACATAACTGTAGGTGAAGGTGCCATGATTGCTGCTGGTTCCCTTGTTTTAAAGCATGTACCGCCTCACAGGTTAGTAAGAAGTTAAGACTGTTAATTTAAATTCTTGAATAGTGATGCCGCAATGCCAAATTTTGTTAGTAATGAGCAACTTTAGACATGATATTTTTTCCGTACTTGCAATGCGATTTCCTTAGAAAGAGAGTGAACAAGAAGAATACATGATCTGAATACTTCTGCTCAGTGTAGCATACTGTATTTGCTTTACTAATTGAGCTACTGAATACTGCACCTTGAATACAACAACGACAAAGCCTTTTGTCCCAAACAAATTGTGGTAGGCTAGAGCTGAAACCCATGAGATCTCacaaccaactcatggttctggcacatggatagctaGCTTGCACGTATCCCTGTCCAtgactagttctttggtgatattcCAGTCCTTCAAATCTCTCTTTACAGACTCCTCCCATATCAATTTTGGTCGTTATCAACACACTTTAGCCGTTCGCTATGCACTGGAGCTTCTGGAGGCCtgcgctgaatatgcccaaaccatctcagatgatgttggacaagcttctcttcaatctgTGCTATCCCAACTCTATCCCGTATATTATCATTCCGGACCCGATCGTTCCTTCTATGGCCatacatccatctcaacatgcgcatctctgctacaccaaACTGTTGAACATGCCGCctttagtcggccaacactcagcACTATACAACATTGCAGGTCGAATCGACATCCTATAGAATCTGCCTTCTATCTTTTGTgccactctcttgtcacagagaacGCCAGAAGCTTGccgccacttcatccatccggccgcaccttgaatatttccaacaaactgGGCATTATAAGTATTTGGAGATTTTAAAGGAGAGCCCTTTAGGATACTGTTTTTTCATGGTCATCCAGTTTCCCTTAAGGTAGGATAGCGAGGTCTAATTATGCTCATCATTACTAAATAGTTTATTTTATTGCCTTTTCAAGTTAAACATATTCACTTGTAGCCTGGTGGGCCTGACAAGGATCTATCATATTCTCTTGAGTTAAGAAGTAAAGTAGAAAGGAATATATGCATTATCTGTTGAATGCACACACTGAAGCTTAAAGCCTGCGATCCTGTATGTTTTTAGATATACTAATGGCTTAGTCTGTTTTGGTGAATATTTAGTTTCTTGACATTTGTCTCCATTGTCATTGTTTGTTAAGTTATCATTTCCCTATATCTTTCATGACTAGCCCTACACCGTGGTTAATATCTGCTTTATGTTGACCATTGATTTGACACCTGTTTTGTGTTTAAAAGCATGGCGGTAGGAAATCCTGCGAAGGTGGTTGGCTATACAGAGAAAGAAGACCCTTCGTTAACCATGAAGCATGGTAAGTGTTTGCATAGTTCTTGCTTGTATTTTCAGACGAGTTTAATGAATGTGAGGCTAGGAGTAACTGGACAGCCTAATAATAACATACCACTGTAAGGGTTCAATTCCAGCCCACCGCCCATGGTGCTTGTTCCTTGACCATAGATTTTTTTATGAGCTGTGTTTCCTCattctttcctcttttttttcaACGCAGATGCAAGGAGAGATTATTTTGAGCATGTCGCCGGTAGTTTTCCAGACGGTAGATCCAATGGTGAGTTGCCGATATATCTATAACGAGTGTACCATTTCAGTTATGTATTTCTTTTACTACAACATACCATCTCTTCTTTGCAGGAAGCGTCGTGAAGTAAAAAACTTGGATGGAGTGGCAACAAGGAGGAATGAATTTTGGACATCCTAGAGCATGGCGCTGGATATTTGGCGAGGCACGCTTGGTGCTTCCCCCCTTCTCGGCCGCCGAGGGACCTCTTTGGGAATATGCAGGCGGGTCGCCTAGGGTCCCCGAGAGCTTCCCAGATGTATTTATCATGTGCCCTTAAACTGATGCAATAATGTGAAGATGTTTTCTGTAAAAAACTGGAAGGAATGGTACAGGTATGATCTGTAGAGATCTCCAGCAGCAAGCCGTAGATACCTCAGATCAGAGCGTGTGACCTCAGCTACAACTATGCTACACTGTTCTGGTCATCAGCATCAAAAGAAAAGTAGTTATGCGtggcctggtcgtctctgcatttAAATTTCTATTGTGCGATATGCTGGCGTAATAGCCTACGGAATCAGATCCCCAGGTAAACAGGCCGAGTCAAGCCATTTTTTTTCCTCACTGATTAATTAAGCAGATGATGGTTGTCCGGTTAATTTATGAAAAACCGATACAAGTAGTTCACCCGTGGACTACTCACGAAGTACGAAGCCCTGTCACAGTCTGAACTTCTACATCCCAAAGAAAACTCGAACAAGAGCACCTGAGCTCTAGAGAACGGACGCCATCAAATCCAAAGTGACAAGCCAAACCACGAGGACGATCCAAGAAACCGAGACCTATCAATTAAACAGCCGCAGACACCGCAGTCGCAAACACCTACAAAATGAAGCCACACTTCTGGCCTTGCTCCCGGGAGACCTCATCCTTCTTGATTTTCCGCCTACTATAGGCTTCCTCATGAATAGGCAAGCAATAAAATACATGGCTATCCACCTTTAAGCAAGCAAACAAGTCACAAAGCTCTTCGTGAATGGATGCTCGGAATTCGATGCCAACTCACCTGCCTCAGAAAGCTTGTCACCCACAAACGATCGCCCATCCAATGGTCATAGACGAGTGAGTGACAACAACATCCAAACCATCATGGTCCACAAAGGTGACAAGGGTGTCATGGGCATCGCTGAGGCCCATAACGAGTCCATCTCACTCGGAAGCACCATCAAGAAAGGCAAAATGGGCTCCATGCATAGCTCTTGTAACCGAGGCATAATTTGTAGTATCGGAGCCACAACCTCAGCGACGACTTCACTCTTAGAAGCAGTTGGCATAGGCAGGCTCCAACACGAAGGAAGGAACCTGCATAGAGTGTTGCCCCTCCCCCATCTGTAGAACTAACGTGAAGCTCGGGCACCGGAGACACAACCAACACGTCCTAGAGTTCGCCGAGAGCAGCCTCTGCTCTCgtgaaaacacttccaacacgcctAAGACAATATTGAAGCTCAATGTG includes:
- the LOC123449754 gene encoding probable serine acetyltransferase 2, which translates into the protein MTSCECLVVEKVAEDHAGGGGEATAARGSGGSCAGERWAGRAPRSEAMFPIYVMGSSRARAVLLDPSAAGDPIWEAVKAEARSEAEKEPILSSFLYASVLSHDCLERALSFVLANRLEDPTLLATQLIDIFNDVMMNDADIRRSIRLDAQAFKGRDPSCAQYSWALLYLKGYHSLQSYRIAHVLWNQGRKVLALALQSRISEVFAVDIHPAAKIGEGILLDHGTGLVIGETAVVGNWVSLMQGVTLGGTGKEHGDRHPKIGQGALLGAGATILGNITVGEGAMIAAGSLVLKHVPPHSMAVGNPAKVVGYTEKEDPSLTMKHDARRDYFEHVAGSFPDGRSNGSVVK